The Pantoea nemavictus genome includes a region encoding these proteins:
- a CDS encoding MFS transporter: MTNSARSSRIRWWIAGLMWLAIAINYIDRTVLSAAAPHLIKELDINPEMMGFIMAAFFWSYALLQIPAGWFADRFGQKKGLGIAVGWWSIATMAMGLATGFKSLLALRLALGVGEAAAYPSNAGITARWFPDRERATVSGLFDSASKFGGAVAMPLIVFMIAMFDWRLTFLAIGALGLFWVIAWYFIYAENPEDHQSISKEEVRFIRDGQAQKHGDKSVRPMKWYKLLRYRNIWAMCIGFFTINYTSYFFITWLPTYLVKDKGMDFLKMGMVAALPLICGMVIEVLAGWASDRMVHNKVLSLTATRKLFLTIGLLMALCIGFAPFTDSVFMTVLLLCIAKSGTTVAASQVWALPGDVAPQNSVSIVAGLQNTVSNMGGAVGPIITGAIVGATGHFTWALVFSAVLVVIGILNYLFLMGKVEPIVDEEQVTHSHSVASGA; this comes from the coding sequence ATGACTAACTCTGCACGCTCGAGTCGTATCCGTTGGTGGATCGCTGGCCTGATGTGGCTGGCCATCGCCATTAACTACATTGACCGCACCGTTCTCTCGGCGGCGGCACCGCATCTGATCAAAGAGCTCGATATCAATCCAGAAATGATGGGCTTTATCATGGCCGCATTCTTCTGGTCTTACGCGCTGCTGCAGATACCGGCGGGCTGGTTTGCCGATCGCTTCGGCCAGAAAAAAGGCCTGGGAATTGCCGTCGGCTGGTGGTCAATCGCCACCATGGCGATGGGTCTGGCGACCGGCTTTAAATCGCTGCTGGCGCTGCGTTTAGCGCTAGGCGTGGGTGAAGCGGCTGCCTATCCGAGCAACGCCGGCATCACCGCGCGTTGGTTCCCGGACCGCGAACGCGCCACGGTGTCGGGCCTGTTCGACAGCGCCTCGAAGTTTGGGGGGGCGGTGGCGATGCCGCTGATTGTGTTTATGATCGCCATGTTCGACTGGCGTCTAACCTTCCTCGCCATTGGTGCATTAGGGTTGTTCTGGGTTATCGCCTGGTACTTTATCTACGCCGAAAACCCGGAAGATCATCAGTCGATCAGCAAAGAGGAAGTGCGCTTTATCCGTGACGGCCAGGCGCAGAAGCATGGCGATAAAAGCGTGCGTCCGATGAAGTGGTACAAGCTGCTGCGCTATCGCAATATCTGGGCGATGTGCATTGGTTTCTTCACCATCAACTACACCTCCTACTTCTTTATCACCTGGCTGCCGACGTATCTGGTGAAAGATAAAGGCATGGATTTCCTTAAAATGGGGATGGTGGCTGCGCTGCCGCTGATTTGCGGCATGGTGATTGAAGTGCTGGCCGGTTGGGCATCGGATCGCATGGTGCATAATAAAGTGCTGTCGCTGACCGCCACGCGCAAACTGTTCCTCACCATTGGCCTGTTGATGGCGCTGTGCATCGGCTTTGCGCCGTTTACCGACTCAGTGTTCATGACCGTGCTGCTGCTGTGTATCGCAAAATCGGGCACCACCGTTGCGGCCTCACAGGTATGGGCGCTGCCGGGCGATGTTGCGCCGCAAAACAGCGTATCGATTGTCGCCGGGTTGCAAAACACCGTCTCCAACATGGGCGGTGCCGTTGGCCCGATTATTACCGGCGCCATCGTCGGTGCAACCGGCCACTTCACCTGGGCACTGGTGTTCTCGGCGGTGCTGGTGGTGATTGGTATCCTTAACTATCTGTTCCTGATGGGTAAAGTTGAACCTATCGTGGATGAGGAACAGGTGACGCACTCCCATTCTGTGGCAAGCGGCGCGTAA
- the yacL gene encoding protein YacL yields MEYEFLRDLTGQVKVRMSMDHEAVGHWFNEEVKDNLPLLDEVEAAAQQVKGTLNQWQRVGHEYTLWLDEEEVMIRANQLALEDDGMEEGMTYYDEESLSFCGVEDFLAVIAAYRQFIAGK; encoded by the coding sequence ATGGAGTATGAATTTCTGCGTGATTTGACCGGGCAGGTCAAAGTGCGTATGTCGATGGACCACGAAGCGGTGGGTCACTGGTTCAATGAAGAAGTCAAAGACAATCTGCCGTTGCTGGATGAGGTTGAAGCCGCCGCCCAACAGGTAAAAGGTACCCTTAATCAGTGGCAGCGTGTGGGGCATGAATACACGCTGTGGCTGGACGAAGAAGAGGTGATGATTCGTGCCAACCAGCTAGCGCTGGAAGATGACGGCATGGAAGAGGGCATGACCTATTACGACGAAGAGAGCCTGTCGTTTTGTGGTGTGGAAGATTTTCTTGCGGTGATCGCGGCATACCGGCAGTTTATTGCGGGTAAGTAA
- the acnB gene encoding bifunctional aconitate hydratase 2/2-methylisocitrate dehydratase, with amino-acid sequence MLEEYRKHVAERAAQGIVPKPLDASQMAALVELLKNPPAGEEEFLIDLLVNRVPPGVDEAAYVKAGFLAAVTKGEAHSPLVTREKAVELLGTMQGGYNIHALIEALEDEALAPIAAEALSHTLLMFDNFYDVEEKAKAGNPHAKKIIQSWADAEWFLKRPKLAEKITTTVFKVTGETNTDDLSPAPDAWSRPDIPLHALAMLKNAREGIEPDDAGNVGPIKQIEALQTKGFPLTYVGDVVGTGSSRKSATNSVLWFMGDDIPYVPNKKGGGLCLGGKIAPIFFNTMEDAGALPIELDVDRLNMGDVIDVYPYKGEVRNHETDEVLATFELKTDVLLDEVRAGGRIPLIIGRGLTTKARESLGLPHSEVFVQAKDVAASTRGYSLAQKMVGRACGVDGVRPGAYCEPKMTSVGSQDTTGPMTRDELKDLACLGFSADLVMQSFCHTAAYPKPVDVTTHHTLPDFIMNRGGVSLRPGDGIIHSWLNRMLLPDTVGTGGDSHTRFPIGISFPAGSGLVAFAAATGVMPLDMPESVLVRFKGKMQPGITLRDLVHAIPLYAIKAGLLTVEKKGKKNIFSGRILEIEGLPDLKVEQAFELSDASAERSAAGCTIKLDKAPIIEYLNSNIVLLKWMISEGYGDRRTLERRVEGMEKWLTDPQLLEGDADAEYAAVIDIDLAEIKEPILCAPNDPDDARWLSDVQGEKIDEVFIGSCMTNIGHFRAAGKLLDAHKGQLPTRLWVAPPTKMDAAQLTEEGYYSVFGKSGARIEIPGCSLCMGNQARVADGATVVSTSTRNFPNRLGTGANVFLASAELAAVASLLGKLPTPDEYQQFMLQVDKTAADTYRYLNFDQLGQYTDKADSVIFQTAV; translated from the coding sequence GTGCTAGAAGAATACCGTAAGCACGTTGCCGAGCGTGCTGCCCAGGGAATCGTACCTAAGCCGTTAGATGCTTCCCAAATGGCCGCGCTGGTTGAACTGCTGAAAAACCCGCCAGCGGGTGAAGAAGAATTCCTTATCGACCTTTTGGTCAATCGTGTTCCACCAGGTGTTGATGAAGCGGCGTATGTTAAAGCCGGTTTCCTGGCAGCTGTCACTAAGGGCGAAGCCCACTCTCCTCTGGTTACTCGCGAAAAAGCCGTTGAGCTGCTGGGCACCATGCAGGGCGGTTATAACATCCATGCGCTGATTGAAGCGTTAGAAGATGAAGCGCTCGCGCCGATTGCCGCTGAAGCCCTGTCTCACACGCTGCTGATGTTCGATAACTTCTACGATGTCGAAGAGAAAGCCAAAGCGGGTAACCCACACGCGAAAAAAATTATCCAGTCATGGGCCGATGCCGAATGGTTCCTGAAGCGTCCAAAACTGGCTGAAAAAATCACCACCACCGTGTTCAAAGTGACCGGCGAAACCAACACCGACGACCTCTCTCCGGCGCCGGATGCATGGTCACGTCCGGATATTCCACTGCACGCGCTGGCGATGTTAAAAAACGCCCGTGAAGGCATCGAACCCGACGATGCGGGTAACGTTGGCCCGATCAAACAGATCGAAGCGCTGCAGACCAAAGGCTTCCCGCTGACCTATGTCGGCGACGTGGTCGGTACCGGTTCTTCACGTAAATCCGCCACCAACTCGGTGCTGTGGTTTATGGGCGACGATATCCCGTACGTGCCGAACAAAAAGGGCGGCGGTCTGTGCCTCGGCGGTAAAATCGCCCCGATCTTCTTCAACACCATGGAAGATGCTGGCGCACTGCCGATCGAACTCGACGTTGATCGTCTGAACATGGGCGATGTCATTGACGTTTACCCGTACAAAGGCGAAGTGCGCAATCATGAAACCGATGAAGTGCTGGCGACCTTCGAACTGAAGACCGACGTGCTGCTGGACGAAGTCCGTGCTGGCGGTCGTATTCCGCTGATCATCGGCCGTGGCTTGACCACTAAAGCGCGTGAATCACTGGGACTGCCGCACAGCGAAGTGTTCGTGCAAGCCAAAGATGTTGCCGCCAGCACCCGTGGTTACTCACTGGCGCAGAAAATGGTTGGTCGTGCGTGCGGCGTAGATGGCGTCCGTCCAGGCGCTTACTGCGAACCGAAAATGACGTCAGTGGGTTCTCAGGACACCACCGGTCCAATGACGCGTGACGAACTGAAGGATCTGGCGTGCCTCGGCTTCTCTGCCGACCTGGTGATGCAGTCATTCTGCCACACCGCGGCCTATCCGAAGCCGGTCGACGTCACCACGCACCATACGCTGCCTGACTTCATCATGAACCGTGGTGGCGTCTCGCTGCGTCCGGGCGATGGTATCATTCACAGCTGGCTGAACCGTATGCTGCTGCCAGATACCGTAGGTACCGGCGGTGACTCGCATACCCGTTTCCCAATTGGTATATCCTTCCCGGCTGGTTCGGGTCTGGTAGCGTTTGCTGCTGCGACCGGCGTAATGCCGTTGGACATGCCGGAATCGGTGCTGGTGCGCTTTAAAGGTAAAATGCAGCCGGGCATCACCCTGCGCGATCTGGTGCATGCGATTCCGCTGTACGCCATCAAAGCGGGTCTGCTGACCGTGGAGAAGAAAGGGAAGAAGAACATCTTCTCTGGCCGCATTCTGGAAATTGAAGGCCTGCCTGATCTGAAAGTTGAGCAAGCTTTCGAACTTTCTGATGCTTCCGCTGAACGTTCTGCTGCCGGCTGTACCATCAAGCTGGATAAAGCGCCAATCATCGAGTATCTCAACTCGAACATTGTGCTGCTGAAGTGGATGATCTCTGAAGGCTACGGCGATCGTCGTACGCTGGAACGCCGCGTTGAAGGCATGGAAAAATGGCTGACCGATCCGCAACTGCTGGAAGGCGATGCAGATGCCGAATACGCTGCGGTGATCGACATCGATCTGGCCGAGATCAAAGAGCCAATTCTGTGTGCACCGAACGATCCAGACGACGCGCGCTGGTTGTCTGACGTGCAGGGCGAGAAGATCGACGAAGTGTTCATCGGTTCGTGCATGACCAACATTGGTCACTTCCGCGCGGCAGGTAAACTGCTGGATGCCCATAAAGGTCAGTTGCCAACCCGTCTGTGGGTTGCGCCGCCAACGAAAATGGACGCCGCACAGCTGACCGAAGAGGGCTACTACAGCGTGTTCGGTAAGAGCGGTGCGCGTATTGAGATTCCGGGCTGTTCACTGTGCATGGGTAACCAGGCGCGTGTGGCGGACGGCGCGACGGTGGTTTCCACCTCAACCCGTAACTTCCCGAACCGTCTCGGTACCGGTGCTAACGTGTTCCTCGCATCGGCTGAACTGGCAGCGGTAGCTTCACTGCTCGGTAAACTGCCAACGCCGGACGAGTACCAGCAGTTCATGCTGCAGGTGGATAAGACCGCGGCAGACACTTACCGTTACCTCAACTTTGATCAGCTGGGACAATACACTGACAAAGCAGATAGCGTGATCTTCCAGACTGCCGTTTAA
- a CDS encoding cyclase family protein, translating to MNARWKKRPAQSTWGDFGADDQLGRLNLLTAAKVREGIAEVKTGETFCLSLPLDLPGGTAMNPRRPPPQLNATRRGEHANMTYPLSRDNPQLTDVICDDSVTLALQYSTQWDSLAHMGQWFDVNDNGEPEMVFYNGYKANVDIVGETDYRAGCGCDHGCHLGAKALGIENMAAQGMQGRAVMIDIKRHFGNQRFAFGYSHLQQILQADNIEVRPGDFVCFRTGMDEAILAMQGKPDMDFLNTHFAGLDGSDRALRNWVAESGVVALIADNPAVEILPARPMNDDFYPSHPLHDLCLFRLGVYLGELMLLSPLADWLAQHQRHAFLLTAPPLRLPGAVGSPATPIATV from the coding sequence ATGAATGCGCGTTGGAAAAAACGTCCGGCCCAATCGACATGGGGCGATTTCGGTGCGGATGATCAGCTCGGTCGACTTAATCTGCTTACGGCTGCCAAAGTGCGGGAAGGTATCGCAGAGGTGAAGACGGGCGAAACCTTCTGCCTGAGTTTGCCACTCGATTTGCCCGGCGGTACGGCGATGAATCCACGCCGTCCACCACCTCAACTCAATGCCACGCGACGCGGTGAACATGCCAATATGACCTATCCTCTTTCGCGTGATAATCCGCAGCTTACCGATGTGATTTGCGACGATAGCGTAACGCTGGCACTGCAATATTCAACGCAATGGGACAGCCTGGCGCATATGGGCCAGTGGTTTGACGTTAACGATAACGGCGAGCCGGAAATGGTGTTCTACAACGGTTACAAGGCCAATGTGGATATTGTCGGCGAAACCGATTACCGCGCTGGTTGTGGCTGCGATCACGGCTGCCATCTCGGTGCCAAAGCGCTGGGCATTGAGAACATGGCAGCGCAGGGTATGCAGGGACGTGCAGTGATGATTGATATCAAACGCCATTTCGGTAACCAACGGTTTGCATTTGGTTATTCGCATCTGCAACAGATTCTGCAGGCCGATAATATTGAAGTGCGACCGGGCGATTTCGTCTGCTTCCGCACCGGCATGGACGAAGCCATTCTCGCCATGCAGGGTAAACCGGATATGGACTTCCTCAACACGCATTTTGCCGGGCTGGACGGTAGCGATCGGGCATTACGCAACTGGGTTGCTGAAAGCGGCGTAGTGGCATTAATCGCAGATAACCCGGCGGTGGAAATACTCCCAGCGCGGCCAATGAATGATGATTTCTATCCGTCACATCCGCTGCACGATCTCTGCTTGTTCCGGCTGGGCGTCTATCTTGGGGAGTTAATGCTGCTGAGTCCGCTGGCCGACTGGCTGGCGCAGCATCAGCGCCATGCGTTTCTGCTCACCGCACCGCCGCTACGTTTGCCAGGCGCGGTAGGCTCGCCCGCTACGCCGATTGCGACAGTGTAG
- a CDS encoding MFS transporter, whose protein sequence is MSLHSNGSPAAISASKAKGKFRFVILTVLSVGIAINYIDRAAMSVAMPFMSQELNFSPTDSGLLLSAFFWSYVLFQLPGGWLVDKLGPRITFALSSLGWGLATAACGLASSIAALVGFRFVLGAVEAPSYPASSSTVTRWFPRQERSFAAATFNNGSKIGGTLAIPIISFLIALVGWRMTFVISGVVAVVWALAWYLWYRDPREHSSVTREEVEFIEANQDPQTGDPMSVRQLLGQRTVQAMMAGFFCINFVSYFFFTWFPTYLVETFHLSLMKFGLLGMLPGVAAIVGGWCGGLLSDALVRRGYSLSVARKIPLVGGMLGSATIGLAAFSPTVGLALAALCFANFAATFASAALWALPSDVAPNRANVATIGGIQNMAANLAGIISPILIGVLMQFTHSFVIPLEIAGVIGVVGALIYAFWLPRVEPMGAERNAALDGTLRREV, encoded by the coding sequence ATGTCGCTACATTCCAATGGATCACCTGCTGCAATTTCGGCAAGTAAAGCGAAAGGGAAATTTCGTTTCGTCATTCTTACGGTGCTGTCCGTCGGCATTGCCATCAACTATATCGATCGCGCTGCAATGAGCGTAGCGATGCCGTTTATGAGCCAGGAGCTGAACTTTTCGCCTACCGACAGCGGCTTGTTGCTCTCCGCCTTCTTCTGGAGCTATGTGCTGTTTCAACTGCCAGGAGGCTGGCTGGTGGATAAACTCGGTCCGCGCATTACCTTTGCGCTGAGTAGCCTTGGATGGGGATTAGCCACTGCCGCATGCGGACTTGCCAGTTCAATTGCGGCGCTGGTTGGCTTTCGCTTTGTGCTCGGTGCCGTGGAAGCGCCAAGCTATCCCGCCAGCTCCTCAACGGTTACGCGCTGGTTCCCGCGCCAGGAGCGCAGCTTCGCCGCCGCAACATTCAATAACGGCAGCAAAATTGGCGGCACGCTGGCCATTCCGATCATCTCTTTTCTGATTGCACTGGTCGGCTGGCGTATGACCTTTGTGATTTCGGGCGTGGTAGCGGTAGTGTGGGCGCTGGCGTGGTATCTGTGGTATCGCGATCCACGCGAGCACTCCAGCGTAACGCGCGAAGAAGTGGAATTTATCGAAGCCAACCAGGATCCGCAAACCGGCGATCCGATGAGCGTGCGCCAGCTGCTGGGTCAGCGCACCGTGCAGGCGATGATGGCCGGATTCTTCTGTATCAACTTCGTCTCGTACTTTTTCTTCACCTGGTTTCCCACCTATCTGGTGGAAACCTTTCATCTGTCGCTGATGAAGTTCGGCTTACTCGGCATGCTGCCGGGCGTTGCCGCAATTGTTGGTGGCTGGTGTGGCGGATTGCTGTCGGATGCGCTGGTACGTCGTGGCTATTCGCTCAGCGTGGCGCGCAAGATCCCGCTGGTAGGCGGCATGCTCGGTAGCGCGACAATTGGGCTGGCGGCCTTCTCGCCGACCGTAGGCCTGGCGCTGGCGGCGCTGTGCTTTGCCAACTTCGCCGCCACGTTTGCTTCGGCAGCATTATGGGCGTTACCTTCGGACGTTGCGCCCAATCGCGCCAATGTGGCGACTATCGGCGGCATTCAAAACATGGCGGCAAATCTTGCCGGGATCATCTCACCGATTTTGATTGGCGTGCTGATGCAGTTCACCCATTCGTTCGTAATTCCACTGGAGATTGCCGGTGTTATTGGCGTGGTTGGTGCGCTGATTTACGCGTTCTGGCTGCCGCGCGTAGAGCCAATGGGTGCAGAGCGTAATGCCGCGTTGGATGGCACCTTAAGGAGAGAAGTATGA